Proteins encoded in a region of the Solanum dulcamara chromosome 9, daSolDulc1.2, whole genome shotgun sequence genome:
- the LOC129903334 gene encoding probable galacturonosyltransferase 10 — protein sequence MRRRNSDFRRPVRRRFSNVFWLTLCGLAILLLIILLSRETRDSSSRLVYTKRPYRHDRIADGLNITEEMLRPESMARQINDQISLAKAILVISKESNNLQFAWELSAQIRNSQMLLSNAASRRSPLTNGESESAIRDMALLLYQAQQLHYDSATMFMRLKAKIQSLEEQANSFSEKSSKYGQIAAEEVPKSLYCLGVRLTAEWFRSSNLQKKLKEEKKAAAKLVDTGLYHFCVFSDNILATSVVVNSTAMNSKNPDMVVFHLVTDEVNYAAMKAWFTMNSFRGVTVVVQKIEDFSWLNASYVPVLKQLQDSDTQNYYFSGNHDNSRTPIKFRNPKYLSMLNHLRFYIPEVFPALKKVVFLDDDVVVQKDLSALFTTDLNGNVNGAVETCMETFHRYHKYLNYSHPLIRPHFDPDACGWAFGMNVFDLVEWRKRNVTGIYHYWQEKNVDRTLWKLGTLPPGLLTFYGLTEALNPSWHVLGFGYTNVDSKLIEKGAVLHFNGNSKPWLKIGIEKYKPLWDKYVDYSHPLLQQCNFH from the exons ATGAGACGGAGGAACTCGGATTTCCGGCGTCCGGTGAGGCGGCGATTCTCCAATGTTTTTTGGTTAACTCTGTGTGGATTGGCCATATTGCTGCTCATTATTTTGCTCAGCAGAGAAACTCGCGATTCATCCTCTAGATTGGTTTATACAAAG AGACCGTATAGACATGACAGAATTGCAGATGGTCTCAACATCACTGAGGAAATGCTGAGGCCTGAATCTATGGCAAGACAAATTAATGATCAGATTTCTCTTGCAAAGGCAATTCTTGTAATTTCAAAAGAAAGCAACAACCTTCAATTTGCATGGGAACTAAGTGCTCAAATCCGCAACTCACAGATGCTTCTTTCTAATGCTGCTTCTAGAAGAAGTCCCTTGACAAACGGAGAATCAGAAAGTGCAATTCGAGATATGGCACTTCTGCTCTACCAAGCCCAGCAACTTCACTATGACAGTGCAACCATGTTTATGAGACTGAAAGCTAAAATCCAAAGCCTTGAAGAACAGGCAAATTCCTTCAGTGAGAAGAGTTCAAAATATGGACAAATTGCTGCTGAAGAAGTCCCTAAAAGTCTCTACTGCCTTGGTGTCCGGTTAACAGCTGAATGGTTCAGAAGTTCCAATTTGCAGAAAAAActcaaggaagaaaagaaagcagCTGCCAAACTTGTGGACACCGGTTTGTATCATTTCTGTGTATTCTCAGACAACATCCTTGCAACTTCAGTTGTGGTGAATTCAACGGCTATGAATTCCAAGAATCCTGATATGGTGGTCTTTCACCTTGTAACAGATGAGGTGAACTATGCTGCAATGAAGGCATGGTTCACCATGAACAGTTTCCGAGGAGTGACTGTTGTTGTACAAAAGATCGAAGACTTTAGTTGGTTAAATGCTTCATATGTACCTGTTCTCAAACAACTTCAAGACTCTGACACCCAGAACTACTACTTTTCTGGCAACCATGATAACAGCCGAACTCCAATCAAGTTCAGAAACCCTAAATATCTATCGATGCTTAACCATCTGAGATTCTATATTCCAGAAGTTTTTCCTGCACTTAAGAAGGTTGTGTTTCTCGATGATGATGTTGTTGTACAGAAGGATCTGTCAGCCCTATTCACCACGGACTTGAATGGCAATGTAAATGGTGCAGTGGAGACTTGTATGGAGACATTCCATAGATATCATAAGTACCTAAATTATTCTCACCCACTTATTCGTCCACATTTTGATCCTGATGCATGTGGGTGGGCCTTCGGGATGAATGTTTTCGATTTGGTTGAGTGGCGAAAAAGGAACGTTACTGGCATATACCATTACTGGCAGGAAAAGAACGTGGACCGCACATTGTGGAAGCTTGGCACTTTACCACCTGGACTGCTGACCTTCTATGGATTGACAGAGGCTTTGAATCCTTCATGGCATGTCTTGGGTTTTGGTTACACGAATGTCGATTCCAAATTGATAGAAAAGGGAGCTGTGCTGCACTTTAATGGTAACTCAAAACCTTGGTTGAAGATTGGTATTGAGAAGTACAAGCCGCTCTGGGACAAATATGTTGATTATAGTCATCCTTTATTACAACAATGCAATTTTCACTAA